Proteins found in one Takifugu flavidus isolate HTHZ2018 chromosome 7, ASM371156v2, whole genome shotgun sequence genomic segment:
- the cimap1d gene encoding outer dense fiber protein 3-like protein 2b, giving the protein MEKKYAEITGKERGPGPGRYGLPPTVGFVGHDFTKLTSPAYSFHGKMTGNMYCVDSSPGPKYHIDARMTRFGRDGTPAYSMLGRIKSKKQQFQTPGPGTYSPERAPPCNLQRRPPCFTMRSRTQYRSTDSVPAPNKYCLPPVMGPQVPNKPSSASYTMSRSYSTGGPSVDLAKTPGPCRYNTTDLNLYLPRQPAFSMLGRHKMPRDATKKPGPGEYNPEKVTVNRARAPAYSLGIRHSEFVTPLVVNVSD; this is encoded by the exons ATGGAGAAGAAGTACGCAGAAAtaacaggaaaagagagag gtccgGGTCCTGGACGTTATGGGCTCCCCCCGACTGTTGGATTTGTTGGCCATGACTTCACCAAACTAACCAGTCCTGCCTATTCTTTCCATGGAAAGATGACTGGCAACA TGTATTGTGTTGACTCAAGTCCTGGGCCCAAGTATCACATTGATGCAAGAATGACTCGGTTTGGAAGAGACGGCACACCTGCCTACTCCATGTTGGGTCGAATTAAATCAAAGA AGCAGCAGTTCCAGACACCTGGACCAGGGACATACAGCCCAGAGAGAGCTCCACCCTGCAACCTCCAGCGAAGACCCCCATGCTTCACCATGCGCTCCCGTACACAGTACAGAAGCACCGACTCCGTCCCTGCTCCTAACAAGTACTGCCTTCCTCCAGTCATGGGCCCCCAAGTCCCAAACAAACCATCCAGTGCGAGCTACACCATGTCAAGGAGCTACAGCACAGGGGGCCCATCTGTGGATCTGGCCAAGACACCAGGGCCGTGCAGGTACAACACCACCGACCTGAATCTTTATCTACCACGGCAACCAGCATTTTCTATGCTGGGACGGCACAAAATGCCCAGAGATGCTACCAAGAAACCCGGGCCTGGAGAGTACAACCCAGAAAAGGTTACGGTTAACAGAGCTCGGGCCCCTGCCTATTCTCTGGGCATCAGACATTCAGAATTTGTGACTCCACTTgttgtgaatgtttctgactgA
- the cks2 gene encoding cyclin-dependent kinases regulatory subunit 2, with the protein MSKKQIYYSDKYNDEEFEYRHVVLPKELSKLVPSSHLMSEDEWRGLGVQQSQGWMHYMIHKPEPHILLFRRPLSKD; encoded by the exons ATGTCGAAGAAGCAAATTTACTATTCTGACAAGTACAACGACGAGGAGTTCGAGTACAG GCATGTGGTGCTTCCCAAGGAGCTGTCTAAACTGGTGCCTTCCTCCCACCTGATGTCGGAAGATGAGTGGAGGGGACTGGGGGTGCAGCAAAGCCAGGGCTGGATGCATTACATGATCCACAAACCAG AACCACACATTCTGCTCTTCAGAAGACCCCTCTCGAAGGACTGA
- the shc2 gene encoding SHC-transforming protein 2 isoform X1: MLLKPKYDRFRNESVTSSDDLMQSLAMSSKVVATPVVPSSAPSLPLPPLPPLDPGARSSSAPGAAALADSPCLDGEQDATTTFCMLIPKMPQWKFSNSLLSRSPSNTSSGSSSSKDSGKAAAAPSHAPVPPSSSSPQRSSTMSSAGGPVASLAAVLNSCDPVCVTPCSLQAIRGQRAVVAANSASPAGHGFEATEAMASPGGSSSRSGMNRRTRVEGMWLAGEDFSQKGSFIHKPSQGWLHPDKKIAGPGASYIVRYMGCIEVLRSMRSLDFNTRTQVTREAINRLCEAVPGGRGAWRKKSTNKALQTVMGKSNLRFAGMSIAVNISIDGLSLLIPTTRQVIAHHPMQSISFASGGDTDTPDYVAYVAKDPVNQRACHILECSDGLAQGVISTIGQAFELQFKQYLHSPPKTLASVERSVRTEEPIWGEDESFSDHNYYNSIPGKEPPIGGVVDSRLRGNGALLGHIHSQLQGYTTTQMGSPARRNQASYPSGQLCYELHWDTETTSSSGLTSDGYLCADGQSAGGKDYEEHQYVNTQNLDNLTSQGAEGPRAGRAPDSPLKDIFDMRPFEDALKLHEACAGAAGPTAAAAGGTQVLEDQWPSPPRRRAPVAPNEEQLRREPWYHSRMSRRDAERLLIRDGDFLVRESTTNPGQYVLTGMHCGLPKHLLLVDPEGVVRTKDMLFDSINHLIAYHLKNELPIVAAESELHLKQAVRRKP, from the exons ATGCTCCTTAAGCCAAAGTATGACCGTTTTCGCAATGAGTCTGTGACCTCCTCCGATGACCTGATGCAGAGCTTAGCCATGAGCAGCAAAGTTGTAGCCACGCCGGTGGTCCCCTCCTCCGCTCCGAGCCTCCCTTTGCCTCCGTTGCCTCCTCTGGATCCCGGCGCCAGGTCGTCCTCCGCTCCCGGGGCTGCAGCCCTCGCCGACTCACCTTGTTTGGATGGCGAGCAGGATGCCACAACCACCTTCTGTATGCTCATTCCAAAGATGCCCCAGTGGAAGTTCTCCAACTCGTTGCTCAGCCGGAGCCCGTCCAACACCAGCTCCGGCTCCAGCTCTAGCAAGGACTCgggaaaggcagcagcagctccttcccATGCCCCTGTCccgccttcttcttcttccccgcAGAGGAGCAGTACCATGAGCTCCGCTGGTGGACCAGTAGCGAGCCTAGCAGCGGTGCTTAACTCATGTGACCCTGTCTGTGTCACCCCGTGTTCCTTGCAGGCCATCCGAGGGCAAAGGGCAGTCGTGGCGGCAAATTCTGCAAGTCCAGCGGGCCACGGATTTGAGGCCACAGAGGCCATGGCAAGCCCcgggggcagcagctccaggtctgGCATGAACCGCAGGACGAGGGTGGAAGGCATGTGGTTGGCGGGAGAGGACTTCAGCCAGAAGGGCAGCTTCATCCACAAGCCCTCCCAAGGCTGGCTGCACCCCGACAAGAAGATTGCAGGACCAGGGGCGTCTTATATCGTCAGG TATATGGGCTGTATTGAAGTACTGAGGTCAATGCGCTCCTTGGACTTCAACACAAGGACTCAGGTGACGAG GGAAGCCATCAACAGGCTGTGTGAAGCGGTGCCAGGTGGAAGAGGAGCGTGGAGGAAGAAG TCCACGAACAAAGCGCTGCAGACAGTCATGGGGAAGAGTAACCTGCGATTTGCAGGCATGAGTATCGCTGTCAATATTTCCATAGACGGTCTCAGTCTGCTCATCCCAACCACACGACAG GTGATTGCACATCATCCCATGCAATCTATCTCCTTTGCCTCTGGGGGAGACACA GACACACCAGATTATGTTGCGTATGTGGCCAAAGACCCAGTGAATCAGAGAG CTTGCCACATCCTGGAGTGCTCCGACGGTTTAGCTCAGGGCGTCATCAGCACCATTGGACAAGCGTTCGAGCTGCAGTTCAAACAGTACCTGCACAGCCCTCCCAAAACCCTGGCGTCAGTGGAGAG GTCTGTCAGGACAGAAGAGCCTATATGGGGGGAGGATGAGAGTTTCTCTGATCACAATTACTACAACAGCATACCAGGCAAGGAGCCTCCCATTGGGGGCGTTGTGGACTCCAGGCTCAGAGGGAATGGAGCTCTGCTGGGTCACATCCACAGCCAGCTGCAGGGCTACACCACCACACAG ATGGGCTCACCTGCCAGGAGGAATCAAGCATCTTATCCATCAGGCCAGCTGTGCTATGAGCTTCACTGGGACACTGAGACCACCAGCAGCTCAG GTTTGACTTCAGATGGTTACTTGTGTGCTGATGGCCAGTCAGCAGGCGGCAAAGATTATGAGGAGCATCAGTATGTTAACACCCAGAATCTGGACAACCTGACTTCACAGGGTGCAGAAGGTCCCAGAGCGGGTCGTGCACCTGACAGTCCCCTAAAGGACATCTTTGACATGA GGCCCTTCGAGGATGCCCTGAAGCTTCATGAGGCATGTGCCGGAGCTGCTGGGCCcaccgctgctgcagctggtggcaCCCAGGTCCTGGAAGACCAGTGGCCCAGTCCTCCACGTCGCAGAGCCCCAGTGGCACCGAATGAGGAACAGCTCCGTAGAGAACCATGGTATCACAGCCGCATGAGCAGACGGGACGCAGAAAGACTCCTGATCCGAGACGGAGACTTCCTGGTCCGGGAGAGCACCACTAACCCGGGCCAGTACGTGCTGACTGGTATGCACTGTGGCCTGCCCAAACACCTCTTGCTGGTGGATCCAGAGGGAGTG GTCCGAACCAAAGACATGTTGTTTGACAGCATCAACCACCTTATTGCATACCACCTGAAGAATGAGCTGCCTATTGTTGCGGCAGAGAGTGAACTGCACCTCAAACAGGCGGTCAGGAGAAAACCGTGA
- the shc2 gene encoding SHC-transforming protein 2 isoform X2 — translation MASPGGSSSRSGMNRRTRVEGMWLAGEDFSQKGSFIHKPSQGWLHPDKKIAGPGASYIVRYMGCIEVLRSMRSLDFNTRTQVTREAINRLCEAVPGGRGAWRKKSTNKALQTVMGKSNLRFAGMSIAVNISIDGLSLLIPTTRQVIAHHPMQSISFASGGDTDTPDYVAYVAKDPVNQRACHILECSDGLAQGVISTIGQAFELQFKQYLHSPPKTLASVERSVRTEEPIWGEDESFSDHNYYNSIPGKEPPIGGVVDSRLRGNGALLGHIHSQLQGYTTTQMGSPARRNQASYPSGQLCYELHWDTETTSSSGLTSDGYLCADGQSAGGKDYEEHQYVNTQNLDNLTSQGAEGPRAGRAPDSPLKDIFDMRPFEDALKLHEACAGAAGPTAAAAGGTQVLEDQWPSPPRRRAPVAPNEEQLRREPWYHSRMSRRDAERLLIRDGDFLVRESTTNPGQYVLTGMHCGLPKHLLLVDPEGVVRTKDMLFDSINHLIAYHLKNELPIVAAESELHLKQAVRRKP, via the exons ATGGCAAGCCCcgggggcagcagctccaggtctgGCATGAACCGCAGGACGAGGGTGGAAGGCATGTGGTTGGCGGGAGAGGACTTCAGCCAGAAGGGCAGCTTCATCCACAAGCCCTCCCAAGGCTGGCTGCACCCCGACAAGAAGATTGCAGGACCAGGGGCGTCTTATATCGTCAGG TATATGGGCTGTATTGAAGTACTGAGGTCAATGCGCTCCTTGGACTTCAACACAAGGACTCAGGTGACGAG GGAAGCCATCAACAGGCTGTGTGAAGCGGTGCCAGGTGGAAGAGGAGCGTGGAGGAAGAAG TCCACGAACAAAGCGCTGCAGACAGTCATGGGGAAGAGTAACCTGCGATTTGCAGGCATGAGTATCGCTGTCAATATTTCCATAGACGGTCTCAGTCTGCTCATCCCAACCACACGACAG GTGATTGCACATCATCCCATGCAATCTATCTCCTTTGCCTCTGGGGGAGACACA GACACACCAGATTATGTTGCGTATGTGGCCAAAGACCCAGTGAATCAGAGAG CTTGCCACATCCTGGAGTGCTCCGACGGTTTAGCTCAGGGCGTCATCAGCACCATTGGACAAGCGTTCGAGCTGCAGTTCAAACAGTACCTGCACAGCCCTCCCAAAACCCTGGCGTCAGTGGAGAG GTCTGTCAGGACAGAAGAGCCTATATGGGGGGAGGATGAGAGTTTCTCTGATCACAATTACTACAACAGCATACCAGGCAAGGAGCCTCCCATTGGGGGCGTTGTGGACTCCAGGCTCAGAGGGAATGGAGCTCTGCTGGGTCACATCCACAGCCAGCTGCAGGGCTACACCACCACACAG ATGGGCTCACCTGCCAGGAGGAATCAAGCATCTTATCCATCAGGCCAGCTGTGCTATGAGCTTCACTGGGACACTGAGACCACCAGCAGCTCAG GTTTGACTTCAGATGGTTACTTGTGTGCTGATGGCCAGTCAGCAGGCGGCAAAGATTATGAGGAGCATCAGTATGTTAACACCCAGAATCTGGACAACCTGACTTCACAGGGTGCAGAAGGTCCCAGAGCGGGTCGTGCACCTGACAGTCCCCTAAAGGACATCTTTGACATGA GGCCCTTCGAGGATGCCCTGAAGCTTCATGAGGCATGTGCCGGAGCTGCTGGGCCcaccgctgctgcagctggtggcaCCCAGGTCCTGGAAGACCAGTGGCCCAGTCCTCCACGTCGCAGAGCCCCAGTGGCACCGAATGAGGAACAGCTCCGTAGAGAACCATGGTATCACAGCCGCATGAGCAGACGGGACGCAGAAAGACTCCTGATCCGAGACGGAGACTTCCTGGTCCGGGAGAGCACCACTAACCCGGGCCAGTACGTGCTGACTGGTATGCACTGTGGCCTGCCCAAACACCTCTTGCTGGTGGATCCAGAGGGAGTG GTCCGAACCAAAGACATGTTGTTTGACAGCATCAACCACCTTATTGCATACCACCTGAAGAATGAGCTGCCTATTGTTGCGGCAGAGAGTGAACTGCACCTCAAACAGGCGGTCAGGAGAAAACCGTGA